From one Catellatospora sp. IY07-71 genomic stretch:
- a CDS encoding HNH endonuclease: MNAVLVLNADLGPLHRVSLRHALRMLWRQVAVVHEAEPDQAIGVFPMPKVVRLVSYVVTRWRFSGGPTWSRRGVLVRDQHRCAYCGGAAYTIDHVLPSSRGGRNTWLNTVAACGGCNQRKGDRTPAEAGMPLRYHPAVPSWAMLARR; encoded by the coding sequence ATGAACGCAGTACTCGTCCTCAACGCCGATCTCGGCCCGCTCCACCGGGTCAGCCTGCGTCACGCCCTGCGCATGCTGTGGCGGCAGGTCGCGGTGGTGCACGAGGCGGAACCTGATCAGGCCATCGGGGTCTTCCCGATGCCCAAGGTGGTGCGCCTGGTCAGCTACGTGGTGACCCGCTGGCGCTTCAGCGGCGGGCCCACCTGGTCCCGGCGCGGCGTGCTCGTCCGCGACCAGCACCGCTGCGCGTACTGCGGCGGCGCCGCGTACACCATCGATCACGTGCTGCCCAGCTCGCGGGGCGGCCGTAACACCTGGCTCAACACGGTGGCCGCCTGCGGCGGCTGCAATCAGCGCAAGGGCGATCGCACGCCCGCCGAGGCGGGGATGCCGCTGCGGTACCACCCGGCGGTGCCTT